The proteins below are encoded in one region of Fibrella aestuarina BUZ 2:
- the ileS gene encoding isoleucine--tRNA ligase, translating into MLYNEYKNLDYARVADDVLAHWKRTRAFEQSVAIRDGQPTFTFYEGPPSANGMPGIHHVMARTIKDIFCRYKTLRGFQVNRKGGWDTHGLPIELQVEKELGITKDDIGKSISVEEYNQKCREAVMKFTDRWNDLTERMGYWVDLDNPYVTYRNEYIESIWWLLKQLYDKGLLYKGYTIQPFSPKAGTGLSSHELNMPGTYKDVKDTTIVAQFKVKPNGKSGFLFFDSSDADVYILAWTTTPWTLPANSALTVGANIDYVLVKTINPYTHQLVHVVLAKALVSRWFNEKSRVESPDSAAAFDAYLPTDKTQPWALVSEFKGKDLEGIEYEQLMPYVQPTEGKAFRVILGDFVTTEDGTGVVHTSPTFGADDFRVAQQNGVPAIMVKDDTGKDVPVVDRQGRFVNEITDFAGRYVKEEYYSDEERADPDFRPTDVLIAIKLKEENKAFRVEKYEHPYPHCWRTDKPILYYPLDSWFIRTTAVKDRLVELNKTINWQPESTGTGRFGNWLENLVDWNLSRSRYWGTPLPIWRSESAVGGRHEEVCIGSVAELLEYVQQAQQSDVLTDDQRAKNEAFLAAHAAGTFDLHRPYSDEIYFVSPSGQLMQREPDLIDVWFDSGAMPYAQWHYPFENKDVFDQAFPADFISEGVDQTRGWFFTLHAIAGMLFDSVAFKNVVSTGLVLDKNGNKMSKRLGNAIDPFATLSQYGPDATRWYMITNAEPWDNLKFNLDGIVEVQRRFFGTLTNTYNFFALYANLDGYQIESADRRIPREQLPEMDRWILSKLNTLIKEVTEQFDIYNPTKAGRLVQDFVNDQLSNWYVRLCRRRFWTGASADGELTADKRGAYQTLHHCLSTVAQLMSPIAPFYADWLYRNLTGRSDDQTATPATGSEAGADAFFQHDSVHFTDWIAADDTWIDTDLETSMALAQQISSMVHGLRKGHKLKVRQPLSRLMIPVLTPDTRRQIEHVAPIIQSEVNVKAVEFVDDASGILTKKVKPNFKALGPKFGKQMKEVAAAITGMTGDQLAELERTQTIDLGGFTIALTDVEILTEDIPGWVVAADGPLTVALDVNLTDELRREGIARDVVNRIQNLRKDQQFEVTDKIRIQLERNDDLLAAAVEANKAYIQQEVQAVALDLVTGLNGSSVEIEMDEFVLKVVVEKA; encoded by the coding sequence GTGCTTTATAACGAATACAAAAATCTGGATTATGCCCGGGTGGCCGATGACGTGCTGGCGCACTGGAAACGGACCCGTGCGTTCGAACAGTCGGTGGCGATCCGCGACGGACAACCCACATTTACCTTTTACGAAGGGCCACCATCGGCCAACGGGATGCCTGGCATTCACCACGTGATGGCCCGGACCATTAAAGACATTTTCTGCCGTTACAAAACCCTGCGGGGCTTTCAGGTAAACCGCAAGGGCGGCTGGGACACCCACGGCCTGCCCATCGAATTGCAGGTCGAGAAGGAACTCGGCATCACCAAAGACGACATCGGCAAAAGCATCAGCGTTGAGGAATACAACCAGAAATGCCGCGAGGCGGTCATGAAATTCACCGACCGGTGGAACGACCTGACCGAGCGCATGGGCTACTGGGTCGACCTCGACAATCCCTATGTTACCTACCGCAACGAGTACATCGAGTCGATCTGGTGGCTGCTGAAACAGCTCTACGACAAGGGGTTACTCTACAAAGGCTATACCATTCAGCCGTTTTCGCCCAAAGCGGGTACGGGCCTCAGTTCGCACGAACTGAACATGCCCGGTACGTATAAGGACGTGAAAGACACGACCATCGTGGCGCAGTTCAAGGTGAAACCCAACGGTAAGTCGGGCTTCCTGTTCTTCGACTCGAGCGATGCCGACGTGTACATCCTGGCCTGGACCACCACGCCCTGGACGCTGCCCGCCAACTCGGCCCTCACGGTCGGCGCCAACATCGACTACGTGCTGGTGAAAACCATCAACCCCTACACGCATCAGCTGGTGCATGTGGTGCTGGCCAAAGCGCTGGTGAGTCGCTGGTTCAACGAGAAAAGCCGCGTGGAGAGCCCCGACAGTGCGGCGGCGTTTGATGCCTACCTGCCCACCGACAAAACGCAGCCCTGGGCGCTGGTGTCGGAGTTTAAAGGCAAGGACCTAGAGGGCATCGAGTATGAGCAGTTGATGCCGTACGTGCAGCCCACCGAAGGCAAGGCCTTCCGGGTGATTCTGGGCGATTTTGTTACCACCGAAGACGGTACGGGCGTCGTGCACACCTCCCCGACGTTCGGGGCCGATGACTTCCGGGTAGCGCAGCAGAATGGCGTACCGGCGATCATGGTGAAGGACGACACCGGCAAGGACGTACCTGTGGTGGATCGGCAGGGCCGGTTTGTGAACGAGATCACCGACTTCGCCGGGCGGTACGTGAAGGAAGAATATTACAGCGACGAGGAGCGCGCCGACCCGGATTTCCGGCCCACCGACGTGTTGATCGCCATCAAGCTGAAAGAAGAAAACAAGGCGTTTCGGGTCGAGAAGTACGAACACCCCTACCCGCACTGCTGGCGTACCGACAAGCCCATTCTGTACTACCCGCTCGATAGCTGGTTTATCCGCACGACGGCCGTAAAAGACCGGCTGGTGGAACTGAACAAAACCATCAACTGGCAACCCGAAAGCACGGGCACGGGTCGGTTTGGCAACTGGCTCGAAAACCTCGTCGACTGGAACCTCAGCCGCAGCCGCTACTGGGGCACGCCCCTGCCGATCTGGCGCAGCGAGTCGGCCGTTGGCGGTCGCCACGAGGAAGTATGCATTGGCTCGGTAGCCGAGTTGCTGGAATACGTACAACAGGCGCAGCAATCCGACGTGCTGACCGACGACCAACGGGCTAAAAACGAGGCCTTCCTGGCAGCGCACGCGGCGGGGACGTTCGATCTGCATCGCCCTTACTCCGACGAGATCTACTTCGTGTCGCCGTCGGGGCAGTTGATGCAGCGCGAGCCCGACCTGATCGACGTGTGGTTCGACTCGGGCGCGATGCCCTACGCGCAGTGGCATTATCCGTTCGAAAACAAAGACGTATTTGACCAAGCCTTCCCGGCCGATTTCATCTCGGAAGGCGTCGATCAGACGCGGGGCTGGTTCTTTACGCTTCACGCCATCGCGGGCATGCTGTTCGACTCGGTTGCGTTCAAAAACGTGGTCTCGACGGGCCTGGTGCTCGACAAGAACGGCAACAAAATGTCGAAGCGGCTGGGTAACGCCATCGATCCGTTCGCGACGTTGAGTCAATACGGCCCCGACGCCACGCGCTGGTACATGATCACCAACGCCGAGCCCTGGGACAACCTCAAATTCAACCTCGACGGCATCGTGGAGGTGCAGCGCCGCTTCTTCGGGACGCTCACCAACACCTACAATTTCTTCGCCCTGTACGCCAACCTCGACGGGTACCAAATCGAGTCGGCCGATCGCCGCATCCCGCGCGAGCAGCTGCCCGAGATGGACCGCTGGATTCTGTCGAAGCTGAACACGCTGATCAAAGAAGTCACCGAGCAGTTTGACATCTACAACCCCACGAAAGCGGGGCGGCTGGTGCAGGATTTCGTCAACGATCAGTTGTCAAACTGGTACGTGCGGCTGTGTCGACGGCGTTTCTGGACCGGTGCCTCCGCCGATGGTGAGCTGACCGCCGACAAACGCGGCGCCTACCAAACGCTGCACCACTGCCTCTCGACAGTAGCGCAACTGATGTCGCCCATCGCCCCATTCTACGCCGATTGGCTATACCGCAACCTGACGGGCCGGTCGGACGATCAAACCGCTACGCCAGCCACTGGCAGCGAAGCGGGCGCGGATGCGTTCTTCCAGCACGATTCGGTGCACTTTACCGATTGGATCGCCGCCGACGACACCTGGATCGACACCGATCTGGAAACGTCGATGGCGCTGGCGCAGCAGATCAGTTCGATGGTCCACGGCCTGCGCAAAGGGCACAAACTGAAGGTGCGTCAACCCCTGTCGCGTCTGATGATCCCGGTACTGACGCCCGACACGCGGCGGCAAATCGAGCACGTCGCCCCGATTATCCAGAGCGAAGTGAACGTGAAGGCGGTGGAATTTGTCGACGACGCCAGCGGCATCCTGACGAAGAAAGTGAAGCCCAACTTCAAGGCGCTCGGCCCCAAGTTTGGCAAGCAGATGAAAGAGGTAGCGGCTGCCATTACCGGCATGACGGGCGACCAACTGGCCGAACTGGAACGTACCCAGACGATTGATCTGGGTGGTTTCACGATTGCCCTCACCGACGTGGAAATACTGACGGAAGACATCCCCGGCTGGGTGGTGGCCGCCGACGGCCCGCTGACGGTAGCCCTCGACGTGAACCTGACCGACGAACTGCGCCGCGAAGGCATCGCCCGCGACGTGGTGAACCGGATTCAGAACCTGCGCAAAGACCAGCAGTTTGAGGTAACCGACAAGATTCGGATTCAGTTGGAACGTAACGACGACCTGCTGGCTGCCGCCGTGGAAGCCAACAAAGCGTACATTCAGCAGGAAGTGCAGGCCGTGGCGCTCGATCTGGTCACGGGCCTCAACGGCTCGTCTGTCGAGATCGAGATGGACGAGTTCGTGCTGAAAGTCGTCGTGGAGAAAGCATAA
- a CDS encoding metallophosphoesterase encodes MNATLRFALVVLFFVAPWWGVAQTIVRGPYLQNVTPTSIVVRWRTDQPTDSRVRFGDNLARQATDGQSTTEHVVTITGLQPATRYGYVVGTSATDLLTPDASYFFTTSPAPTSVAPVRLWVLGDFGTGSERQKQATESFVEASKTRRPDLWVWLGDNAYSSGTDNEYQRYVFDYYPTYLRNLPAVATPGNHDYHDDNNDFNVPYYALTSHPQRGEAGGVPSGSASYYSLDYGPVHLISLDSFGNEAGKHRIWDTTGTQIQWLKRDLAANKKPWTVIFFHHPPYTQGSRNADTEQDLILNRERLTPIFERYNVDLVLSGHSHVYERTYQIRGHRGLSTTFDKRTMAVDSSTGRYDGSANSCPILPAKGSVVYVVNGSGGANTGRAPNYPHKAMVYSYTDEGGSMLIDVAENRLDAQWVAPSGVKDRFTMVKNVNRRQTLAVEYGDTLALTASWTGASVPGNGQAATYTWSNGQTGRTIRTVNQSGTFRVTDGRGCLADEYAVQVGARPRLSVSLTSTGAVCAGGSLAVTTTIENTTKSAGQVELQLSDAAGNFTAPTVLGTFPLTKNQTVTLPATLSAGSGYRLRLVSRGLPYADVVASSSFALLKAATATVIGSASVVAGQPASVTLNLSGSSPWRGSFSDGTTFSATASPAVVAFPAPRPGSITLSSISNECGPGTVLNSNAVTVLLPTPTEPIIDDLLRVYPNPSNGDTWVEFLIDSPNPVQLRVLTVTGSEVSNQVLPNVTRNKKLNIRSNLTGIYLLQVVFNEQTKTYKIVR; translated from the coding sequence ATGAACGCTACACTACGTTTTGCCCTCGTTGTCCTATTCTTCGTCGCTCCGTGGTGGGGTGTGGCCCAAACCATCGTGCGCGGGCCTTACCTGCAAAACGTAACGCCAACGAGCATCGTGGTCCGCTGGCGCACCGATCAGCCCACCGACAGCCGGGTCCGGTTTGGCGATAACCTTGCCCGGCAGGCAACCGACGGCCAGTCAACCACCGAGCACGTAGTGACCATCACGGGCCTGCAACCCGCCACGCGTTACGGGTACGTGGTGGGTACGTCGGCAACCGATTTGCTCACGCCCGACGCCTCCTATTTTTTCACTACGTCCCCCGCCCCCACGTCGGTGGCGCCGGTGCGGCTGTGGGTGCTGGGTGATTTCGGGACGGGCTCGGAACGGCAGAAACAGGCTACCGAATCGTTTGTCGAAGCCAGCAAAACCCGCCGACCCGACCTGTGGGTGTGGCTGGGCGACAATGCCTACTCCAGCGGCACTGACAACGAGTACCAGCGCTATGTCTTCGACTATTACCCAACGTACCTGCGCAACCTGCCCGCGGTAGCGACCCCCGGCAACCACGACTACCACGACGACAACAACGACTTCAACGTACCCTACTACGCGCTGACCAGCCATCCGCAGCGCGGCGAGGCGGGGGGCGTGCCGTCGGGATCAGCGTCGTATTATTCGCTCGATTACGGGCCGGTGCACCTGATTTCGCTCGATTCGTTTGGCAATGAAGCGGGTAAGCACCGCATCTGGGACACCACCGGCACCCAGATTCAGTGGCTTAAGCGCGACCTTGCCGCCAACAAAAAGCCCTGGACGGTCATCTTCTTCCATCACCCGCCCTATACCCAGGGCTCGCGCAACGCCGATACCGAGCAGGACCTGATCCTGAACCGCGAACGCCTGACGCCCATTTTTGAGCGCTACAACGTCGATCTGGTGCTGAGCGGCCATAGCCACGTCTACGAACGTACCTACCAGATTCGCGGGCATCGGGGCCTGTCGACTACCTTCGACAAACGGACCATGGCTGTCGACAGCAGCACGGGGCGCTACGACGGGTCGGCCAACTCCTGCCCGATTCTGCCCGCCAAAGGCAGCGTCGTGTACGTCGTGAATGGGTCGGGCGGGGCCAATACCGGGCGGGCACCCAATTACCCCCACAAAGCGATGGTGTATAGCTATACCGACGAGGGCGGCTCGATGCTGATCGACGTGGCCGAGAACCGGCTCGATGCCCAGTGGGTGGCCCCCAGCGGCGTGAAAGACCGGTTTACAATGGTCAAAAACGTAAACCGCCGCCAGACGCTGGCAGTAGAATATGGCGATACGCTGGCCCTGACGGCCTCCTGGACGGGCGCCAGCGTGCCGGGCAACGGGCAGGCAGCCACTTACACCTGGTCGAATGGGCAAACGGGCCGCACCATCCGCACGGTCAATCAGTCGGGTACGTTCCGGGTTACCGACGGGCGGGGCTGTCTGGCCGATGAGTACGCCGTGCAGGTAGGCGCGCGCCCCCGGCTGTCGGTGTCGCTCACCTCGACCGGGGCTGTTTGCGCGGGAGGCTCGCTGGCGGTTACTACCACCATCGAAAATACCACCAAGAGCGCCGGGCAAGTCGAGTTGCAACTCTCCGACGCGGCGGGCAATTTCACGGCGCCCACGGTGCTGGGTACGTTCCCACTGACCAAGAATCAGACCGTCACACTACCCGCCACACTCAGCGCGGGCAGCGGCTATCGGCTGCGGCTGGTATCACGTGGGTTGCCCTACGCCGACGTGGTGGCCAGTTCGTCGTTTGCCCTCCTGAAAGCGGCTACGGCAACCGTCATCGGTTCGGCTTCGGTAGTGGCGGGCCAACCGGCTTCGGTCACGCTCAACCTCAGCGGTTCGTCGCCCTGGCGCGGTAGCTTTTCCGATGGCACTACGTTCTCGGCAACGGCCAGCCCCGCCGTCGTCGCGTTTCCGGCACCCCGCCCCGGCTCAATCACCCTCAGCAGTATCAGTAATGAGTGTGGACCAGGCACCGTCCTCAACAGCAATGCCGTAACGGTGCTGTTACCCACCCCCACGGAGCCCATCATCGACGATCTTCTGCGCGTTTACCCGAACCCCAGCAACGGCGATACTTGGGTTGAATTCCTCATAGATAGCCCGAACCCGGTACAGCTACGCGTACTAACGGTCACTGGCTCAGAGGTAAGCAACCAAGTACTCCCTAACGTTACTAGAAATAAGAAATTAAATATCCGTAGTAATCTTACCGGTATTTATCTTCTACAAGTTGTTTTCAATGAACAGACCAAAACATACAAAATAGTAAGGTAG
- a CDS encoding RNA-binding domain-containing protein: MKRLAPYLEQGEGIQIEYKRTLSSAYRIARTLAAFANTSGGTILIGVDDDGRAVGIDSEYREMQIIERATDFLIEPPLSVAYEIVRHEGRNVLLVTVPESDEKPHTAVNEHNERTIYVRQRDKSVPTQRLLIDDNEVNQQLLQTTMVKNLLQFLRKSDSITAARLAKLVNISTYRANKLLHDLTRQGVLLMVDKPRPAHFSLKKDG, from the coding sequence ATGAAGCGATTAGCACCCTACTTAGAGCAGGGCGAAGGTATTCAGATTGAATACAAACGCACGTTATCCAGCGCTTATCGCATTGCCCGGACCCTTGCGGCCTTTGCCAACACCTCGGGTGGTACCATCCTGATCGGCGTTGATGACGACGGCCGAGCGGTGGGTATCGACTCCGAATACCGGGAAATGCAGATTATTGAACGCGCCACTGATTTTTTGATCGAGCCGCCGCTGTCGGTCGCTTATGAGATCGTCAGGCACGAGGGGCGCAATGTGCTGCTGGTGACCGTGCCCGAAAGCGACGAAAAACCCCACACGGCGGTCAACGAGCATAACGAACGCACGATCTACGTGCGTCAACGCGACAAATCGGTGCCGACGCAGCGCCTGTTGATCGATGACAACGAGGTCAATCAGCAACTGTTGCAGACGACAATGGTGAAGAACCTGCTTCAGTTTTTGCGCAAGAGCGACAGCATCACGGCGGCCCGGCTCGCCAAGCTGGTTAACATCTCTACGTACCGCGCCAACAAACTGCTGCACGACCTCACCCGGCAGGGGGTGCTCCTGATGGTCGACAAGCCACGACCAGCGCATTTCTCACTCAAGAAAGACGGCTAG
- a CDS encoding EamA family transporter — translation MTIDSPRSDVRQPDRVQLWSALGAVYLLWGSTYLFIHFMTEQMPPLYMASVRYLVSGSLLYGYARLTGSKRPTRQHWQSTALIGFFLLTIANGALTIAVQYIPTGMAALLGGLLPIFLLILNWLWFGRVRPTTLSLLGVGVGVVGIYLLIKPDRLVSTGGVHANLIGTSLVAAGNLSWAVGTLLTPRLPQPGQTLASGMQMLLGGFFLLIISLLTEPVGVFSILIAPTKALWSVLYLVIFGSIIGFSSYAWLARNATPSLLSTYAFVNPVVAVLLGVLFAGEVFSGRSLLGAGVALIGVVLLTLGRK, via the coding sequence ATGACTATTGATTCGCCCCGTTCCGACGTCAGGCAGCCCGACCGCGTTCAGTTGTGGTCGGCTTTAGGGGCCGTGTACCTGCTTTGGGGGTCAACCTACCTGTTTATCCACTTCATGACCGAGCAGATGCCCCCGCTCTACATGGCGTCGGTTCGGTACCTGGTCTCGGGGAGCCTGCTCTACGGGTATGCCCGGCTGACGGGCAGCAAACGCCCAACGCGGCAGCATTGGCAGTCGACGGCGCTGATTGGCTTTTTCCTGCTGACGATCGCCAACGGCGCGCTGACGATCGCCGTGCAATACATCCCGACGGGCATGGCGGCGCTGCTGGGGGGGCTTTTGCCCATCTTTCTGCTGATCCTGAACTGGCTCTGGTTTGGCCGGGTTCGGCCCACGACGCTGTCGCTGCTGGGCGTCGGGGTGGGCGTCGTTGGCATTTACCTGCTTATCAAGCCCGACCGGCTCGTGAGTACGGGCGGGGTACACGCCAACCTGATCGGCACCTCGCTGGTGGCGGCGGGCAATCTGTCGTGGGCCGTGGGTACGTTACTCACGCCCCGACTGCCGCAACCCGGTCAAACGCTGGCCAGCGGCATGCAGATGCTGCTAGGCGGTTTTTTCCTGTTGATTATCAGCCTTCTCACCGAGCCCGTCGGCGTGTTCAGCATTCTGATTGCGCCAACCAAAGCGCTGTGGTCGGTGTTGTACCTGGTTATTTTTGGCAGCATCATCGGCTTCTCGTCCTATGCCTGGCTGGCCCGCAACGCTACGCCCTCGCTTCTGTCGACCTACGCCTTCGTGAACCCGGTGGTGGCGGTTTTGCTGGGCGTTCTGTTTGCCGGTGAGGTCTTCTCGGGCCGGTCGCTGCTGGGGGCCGGCGTAGCGCTGATCGGCGTGGTGCTGCTCACGCTGGGGCGCAAATAA
- a CDS encoding deoxynucleoside kinase — MHIAITGNIGAGKTTLAQQLAAHYGWDVLYEAVEGNPYLADFYGDMARWSFHLQIYFLNSRFEQVQKIRESGRSVIQDRTIYEDAYIFAKNLYDTDLMVPRDYDTYRSLFDNMLSLVRPPDLMIYLRADLPKLIGQIKKRGRDFEQAMSPAYLQSLNLLYDQFAEHYQAGELLVIDVNELDYANNPDDLQHVIGLIDRQLAVKA; from the coding sequence ATGCACATTGCGATTACCGGAAATATCGGCGCCGGGAAAACGACCCTCGCCCAACAGTTAGCGGCCCATTATGGCTGGGATGTGCTCTACGAAGCCGTGGAAGGCAACCCGTATCTCGCTGATTTTTACGGCGACATGGCTCGTTGGTCGTTTCACTTACAGATCTATTTTCTGAACAGCCGGTTTGAGCAGGTACAGAAAATCCGTGAGTCGGGGCGAAGCGTGATCCAGGACCGGACCATCTACGAAGACGCCTACATCTTCGCCAAGAACCTCTACGACACCGACCTGATGGTGCCCCGCGACTACGACACGTACCGGTCGTTGTTCGATAACATGCTGAGTCTGGTGCGCCCGCCCGATCTGATGATCTACCTGCGTGCCGATTTGCCGAAGCTGATTGGGCAGATCAAAAAACGGGGGCGCGATTTCGAGCAGGCGATGAGCCCGGCGTACCTGCAAAGCCTGAACCTGCTGTATGACCAGTTTGCCGAGCACTACCAGGCAGGCGAGTTGCTGGTGATCGACGTGAACGAGCTGGACTACGCCAACAATCCCGACGATCTGCAACACGTGATCGGGCTCATCGATCGGCAATTGGCCGTGAAGGCGTAG
- a CDS encoding sugar phosphate isomerase/epimerase family protein produces MNPSRRQFITSLTLGTAALATAPSLVQSAVAAPLPLSCNSYSWLTFYERAGKQWMNDPDASMRDFVASGFTAYEPSLDSPAAAKTLAPLLKTYGLTMPSIYVNSSLHNRAEADTSIATALAIADAVKPLGTRLIVTNPNPIKWGSAENKSDAQLDEQLRNLDRLGAALRQRGLTLAYHTHAPEHRAAAREFHHMMLGSNPDHVKLCLDAHWVYRGSENSQVALFDVVKLYGKRIASMHVRQSNGGIWAETFSPTGDIDYNQLMATIRQLGVRPLVVLEQCLEKGSPNTLDGVAAHKADLAVARRVFV; encoded by the coding sequence ATGAACCCGTCGCGCCGCCAGTTTATAACGTCTCTCACGCTGGGTACTGCTGCCCTCGCCACCGCGCCGTCGCTGGTGCAGTCAGCTGTTGCCGCCCCGCTGCCCCTTTCCTGTAATTCGTATTCGTGGCTGACGTTCTACGAGCGGGCGGGTAAACAATGGATGAACGACCCCGATGCGTCGATGCGGGATTTTGTGGCTTCGGGCTTTACGGCCTACGAACCCAGCCTCGATTCGCCCGCCGCGGCGAAGACGCTGGCCCCATTGCTGAAAACATACGGGCTAACGATGCCGTCTATCTACGTCAATAGCTCGCTGCACAACCGGGCCGAGGCCGACACGTCGATTGCGACGGCGCTGGCGATTGCGGATGCCGTGAAACCCCTCGGGACACGCCTCATCGTGACGAATCCCAACCCCATCAAGTGGGGGTCAGCCGAGAACAAATCCGACGCGCAACTCGACGAACAACTGCGCAACCTCGACCGGTTGGGGGCAGCCCTGCGGCAGCGCGGGCTTACGCTGGCCTACCATACGCACGCGCCCGAACACCGCGCCGCCGCCCGCGAATTTCACCATATGATGCTCGGCAGCAACCCCGACCACGTAAAGCTGTGCCTCGATGCCCACTGGGTGTACCGGGGCTCTGAAAATTCGCAGGTCGCGCTGTTCGACGTGGTAAAGCTATACGGCAAACGCATCGCCTCGATGCACGTCCGGCAGTCGAACGGGGGCATCTGGGCGGAGACCTTCTCCCCCACCGGCGACATCGACTATAACCAGCTGATGGCGACCATTAGGCAACTGGGCGTCAGGCCGTTGGTCGTGCTCGAACAATGCCTTGAGAAAGGATCGCCCAACACCCTGGATGGGGTAGCGGCGCATAAAGCCGATCTGGCGGTGGCCCGTCGGGTCTTTGTCTAA